A window from bacterium encodes these proteins:
- a CDS encoding outer membrane beta-barrel protein, translating to MTPPVSQSTVVDPLYATPPPAEPPPANPNPAPAPAAAPQAPGPLVTPFKLQLSGGYTSLNLGNGGPSYSGGLFQATVGQNFHVHPQHAFFLNGVFRMGGLSDEAGNGISLVHFGIEGGYEAWLAPEIFSLFLYAGLGSNILYSEQAGVAPSVTRELNNQSMLALTLGGGFTLGHGIFVFNGGVQPNFGLEVPGTDGGAARGFNPMGYFFMGGLDLARLVDWAGGRFPRETSLAEFARGITPGIILDTTYTANLGAPADGLNAMRIFDTRADRPMFNYLELSLDRPTDADHPFGFRADFGVGENAGIAKARSSFSGDWYDLQQIYARLRLPIGNGLTLRGGKFATLIGTEVIEGPLNNHISHSWQFGLAEPFTHLGVLGEYPIIPDRLTATTGIINGWDNVLDRSAGIGWLGALTGTPTDWLTLSGAGTVGEEGGRLRSILDLIAAVKYNDAASTEGGFDRFTASLTYDWGHEGAGAGGPESNWHALGLTARVGLIPQLSLAQGFEVFVDPDGARTGTSQTMWSSRSTVQVVPMAHMDSAWARGVRLRAEFRHDSSSNPSFLQGALPSTSQNTVGLNVAYVY from the coding sequence ATGACACCGCCAGTTTCACAGTCGACCGTAGTCGACCCGCTTTATGCAACGCCACCGCCGGCCGAGCCACCGCCGGCAAACCCAAACCCGGCGCCGGCCCCAGCCGCGGCGCCCCAAGCACCGGGTCCTTTAGTGACGCCTTTCAAGCTCCAACTGAGCGGAGGTTACACCTCGCTCAATCTCGGCAACGGCGGACCCTCCTATTCCGGTGGGCTCTTTCAAGCGACGGTCGGTCAAAATTTTCACGTTCATCCGCAGCACGCCTTCTTCCTGAACGGCGTCTTTCGGATGGGCGGCTTGAGCGACGAAGCCGGCAACGGAATTTCGCTGGTCCACTTCGGCATCGAGGGCGGCTATGAAGCCTGGTTGGCGCCGGAAATCTTCAGCCTCTTCCTCTACGCCGGCTTGGGCTCCAATATCCTCTATTCCGAGCAGGCCGGAGTCGCTCCTTCGGTCACCCGCGAGCTGAACAACCAATCGATGCTGGCCCTGACGCTGGGCGGCGGTTTCACCTTGGGCCACGGCATCTTCGTCTTCAACGGCGGAGTCCAGCCCAACTTCGGCCTCGAAGTGCCGGGAACCGACGGCGGAGCCGCCCGCGGCTTCAATCCGATGGGCTATTTCTTCATGGGCGGCCTCGATCTGGCCCGATTGGTCGATTGGGCCGGCGGACGCTTCCCGCGCGAAACCTCGCTCGCCGAGTTCGCCCGCGGCATCACGCCCGGCATCATTCTCGACACGACATACACCGCCAACTTGGGCGCGCCGGCCGACGGACTCAATGCGATGCGCATCTTCGACACCCGGGCCGACCGTCCGATGTTCAACTACTTGGAGCTCTCGCTGGACCGGCCGACCGACGCCGATCATCCTTTCGGCTTCCGGGCCGACTTCGGAGTCGGCGAAAACGCCGGCATCGCCAAGGCCCGATCCTCCTTCAGCGGCGACTGGTACGATCTCCAGCAAATTTACGCCCGGCTGCGGCTGCCGATCGGCAACGGACTGACTCTCCGCGGCGGAAAGTTCGCGACTTTGATCGGCACCGAAGTCATTGAGGGCCCGCTCAACAACCACATCAGCCATTCCTGGCAGTTCGGCTTGGCCGAGCCCTTCACCCATCTGGGAGTTTTGGGCGAGTATCCGATCATCCCGGACCGTCTAACCGCCACCACCGGCATCATCAACGGCTGGGACAACGTCTTGGACCGCTCGGCCGGCATCGGCTGGCTCGGCGCCTTGACCGGCACTCCGACCGACTGGCTGACCCTGTCGGGCGCCGGCACGGTCGGCGAAGAGGGCGGGCGGCTCCGCAGCATCCTCGATTTGATCGCCGCGGTGAAATACAACGACGCCGCTTCGACCGAAGGCGGCTTCGACCGCTTCACCGCTTCCTTGACTTATGACTGGGGCCACGAGGGCGCGGGCGCCGGCGGTCCCGAGAGCAACTGGCATGCCCTTGGCTTGACCGCCCGGGTCGGCCTCATTCCTCAGCTCAGCCTGGCTCAAGGTTTTGAAGTCTTCGTCGACCCCGATGGAGCTCGAACCGGAACGTCTCAAACGATGTGGTCGAGCCGGTCCACCGTCCAAGTGGTGCCAATGGCCCACATGGATTCGGCTTGGGCTCGCGGCGTCCGCCTCCGTGCCGAATTCCGGCATGACAGCTCTTCGAACCCGAGCTTCTTACAAGGCGCTTTGCCGTCGACCAGTCAGAACACCGTCGGGCTGAATGTCGCGTACGTTTATTGA
- the hisC gene encoding histidinol-phosphate transaminase, translated as MNPFVLAVRPYSPGMPLSAIRREFGLDEVIQLSCNENAAGPSPLAMKALDAAIFDIHRYPDDEGPLKLALAHRHGVPVNSVVLGHGATDILEIIVRTFINPGDQIVSAVPAFPWFHILGQLSGAENVLVPLREHRHDLEAMAAKVTEKTKLVMIANPNNPTGTLLPPAEIGRFIESLPENVLVVLDEAYIEYADPGQDFPLQPELHPSVIMVRTFSKMSGLAGLRIGYGVCHPKIVDLLEKVRQPFNTTALAHAAALASLQDTDHIEKSRSIVREGKVFLYREFERLGLDYVPTQTNFIFVDFHRPAAAITQALMKKGILIRPVPENAARITIGSAVQNARLVGALESNL; from the coding sequence GTGAATCCATTTGTCTTGGCCGTCCGGCCCTACAGCCCGGGGATGCCCTTGTCGGCGATCCGCCGGGAATTCGGGCTGGATGAGGTCATTCAACTTTCCTGCAACGAAAACGCCGCCGGGCCCTCGCCCTTGGCGATGAAAGCCCTGGATGCGGCGATTTTCGACATTCATCGCTATCCCGACGACGAGGGGCCGCTAAAATTGGCCTTGGCCCACCGGCACGGCGTCCCGGTGAACAGCGTCGTGCTGGGTCACGGCGCCACCGACATCCTCGAGATCATCGTCCGGACCTTCATCAATCCCGGCGACCAGATCGTTTCGGCCGTTCCGGCCTTTCCTTGGTTCCACATCCTGGGCCAGCTCAGCGGCGCCGAGAACGTTTTGGTCCCGCTGCGCGAGCACCGCCACGACCTCGAGGCGATGGCCGCCAAGGTTACCGAAAAAACCAAGCTGGTGATGATCGCCAATCCCAACAATCCTACCGGCACCCTCCTGCCGCCGGCCGAGATCGGCCGTTTCATTGAATCGCTACCCGAAAACGTCCTGGTGGTGTTGGACGAGGCCTACATCGAGTACGCCGATCCCGGACAAGACTTTCCTTTGCAGCCCGAGCTCCACCCTTCGGTGATCATGGTGCGAACCTTCTCGAAGATGAGCGGTTTGGCCGGCCTGCGGATCGGCTACGGGGTCTGCCATCCCAAGATCGTCGACCTGCTCGAAAAAGTCCGCCAACCTTTCAATACCACGGCGCTGGCCCATGCCGCCGCCTTGGCCAGCCTCCAGGACACCGACCACATCGAAAAAAGCCGAAGCATCGTCCGGGAGGGCAAGGTCTTTCTCTACCGCGAGTTCGAGCGGCTGGGATTGGACTACGTTCCGACCCAGACCAACTTCATTTTCGTCGATTTTCACCGGCCGGCCGCGGCGATCACCCAAGCCTTGATGAAAAAGGGAATCTTGATCCGGCCGGTGCCGGAAAATGCCGCCCGCATCACGATCGGATCGGCGGTGCAGAACGCGCGCCTGGTCGGTGCTCTGGAATCGAACTTATAG
- the aksA gene encoding homoaconitate hydratase (in Methanococcus jannaschii this protein catalyzes the condensation of alpha-ketoglutarate and acetyl-CoA to form trans-homoaconitate; functions in alphaketosuberate synthesis which is a precursor in coenzyme B and biotin synthesis): MKRRKLRFVDCTLRDGEQAPGVFFTLEEKVAIADLLDQAGIDVLDAGMPSVSAQERKILETLVDRGYRATIAGTVRANQEDIDLAVDCGLKEVFLFMPVSPQHLKHKFGIGIREVRPRIERAIEHAAGRGLRVNFVAEDSVRADPEDLAPLFDRIGELGAQSVILCDTVGVMMPNTMEANVRRLTSLMKNEMSLGVHCHNDYGLGTANTLAAIHAGCNVVTATVNGLGERAGNAPLEEIVCALADLERTDLGIRRPVLLALCQMVAEASGVFLMPTKPIAGLNAFRHESGVHVDGMLKDPSTYESIRPETLGLRHQLILGKHSGRGLVEAKLSSRGIRAEEGVVLKILERVKSAKESRDKKPYAEMADRLSRFWSEYLSFPEEKFWEIVDREISEASAYALKENRL; this comes from the coding sequence ATGAAAAGGCGAAAACTTCGTTTCGTCGACTGCACGCTGCGCGATGGCGAACAGGCTCCGGGGGTCTTCTTCACCCTGGAGGAGAAGGTCGCCATCGCCGACTTATTGGACCAGGCCGGCATCGACGTGCTGGACGCCGGGATGCCGAGCGTCTCGGCCCAGGAGCGGAAAATCCTCGAGACCCTCGTCGACCGGGGTTACCGCGCGACCATCGCCGGCACCGTTCGGGCCAACCAGGAGGACATCGACCTGGCCGTGGACTGCGGCTTGAAAGAGGTCTTCCTCTTCATGCCGGTCAGTCCCCAGCACCTGAAGCATAAATTCGGCATCGGCATCCGCGAAGTCCGGCCCCGGATCGAGCGGGCCATCGAGCATGCCGCCGGCCGGGGCCTCCGGGTCAATTTCGTCGCCGAGGACTCGGTGCGAGCCGACCCCGAGGACTTGGCCCCGCTTTTCGACCGGATCGGAGAGCTCGGCGCCCAAAGCGTCATTCTCTGCGACACCGTCGGCGTCATGATGCCCAACACCATGGAGGCCAACGTTCGGCGCCTCACCTCGCTCATGAAGAACGAGATGAGCTTGGGAGTGCATTGCCACAACGATTACGGCCTGGGCACGGCCAACACCTTGGCCGCGATCCACGCCGGCTGCAACGTGGTGACCGCCACCGTCAACGGCTTGGGCGAGCGGGCCGGCAACGCGCCCTTGGAGGAGATCGTCTGCGCGCTGGCCGACCTCGAGAGAACCGACCTCGGCATCCGCCGGCCCGTTCTCTTGGCCCTTTGCCAGATGGTGGCCGAGGCCTCGGGCGTCTTCCTGATGCCGACCAAGCCGATCGCGGGCCTCAACGCCTTCCGCCATGAATCGGGCGTGCACGTCGACGGGATGCTCAAGGACCCCTCGACCTACGAATCGATCCGGCCCGAGACCTTGGGCCTTCGCCACCAGCTCATCCTCGGCAAGCATTCGGGCCGCGGCCTCGTCGAGGCCAAGCTCTCGAGCCGCGGAATCCGGGCCGAAGAAGGGGTCGTTCTCAAGATTTTGGAGCGGGTCAAATCGGCCAAGGAATCGCGCGACAAGAAACCCTACGCCGAAATGGCCGATCGCCTTTCCCGTTTCTGGTCCGAATACCTGTCTTTTCCCGAGGAAAAGTTTTGGGAGATCGTCGACCGCGAGATCTCCGAGGCCTCGGCCTATGCGCTGAAGGAGAATCGGCTTTGA
- a CDS encoding aconitase/3-isopropylmalate dehydratase large subunit family protein, translating to MNNRTLVEKILRRRALEPILPGSEFFQVPVDLVLGHDATIALIADRFKKSGRHIWDPERCFFAADHFAPPSTPERADILARYLNFVEEEKVPQDLLYQGISHQLMVEDKRCRPGMVICGADSHTVMAGALGCFATGLGSTDIMAVLLTGKAILQVPESIKIEIAGRQSPWLFGKDIALEIIRRIGEGGGVDQVLELHDRADLSMDSRLTISNMSVEGGATAGIFVPDETLRRYLRSRDGIEPGEEGWFQPDDGARYSRTLRIDTEEMAPLVALPGNLSRIVPAAEAKGVKVRQVFIGSCAGGRLEDLAIAARLLKGRRVAPGVRLVVTPASQRIFRESLANGIFQVLTDAGAMITNSSCGACGGIDKGLIGAGEVCVSTSNRNFRGRMGSPDGLIYLASPYTAAAAALSGELGDPREVFDEAEMPHFHAEPWPLRSAAGGAR from the coding sequence TTGAACAACCGCACCCTCGTTGAAAAAATTTTGCGGCGAAGGGCGCTGGAACCGATCCTGCCGGGCAGCGAGTTCTTCCAAGTGCCGGTGGACTTGGTGCTGGGCCATGACGCTACCATCGCTCTGATCGCCGACCGCTTCAAGAAGAGCGGCCGCCACATCTGGGATCCGGAGCGCTGCTTTTTCGCCGCCGATCACTTCGCGCCGCCTTCGACGCCGGAACGGGCCGACATCCTGGCCCGCTATCTGAATTTCGTCGAGGAAGAAAAGGTGCCCCAGGACCTCCTCTACCAGGGGATCAGCCATCAGTTGATGGTCGAGGACAAGCGCTGCCGGCCGGGAATGGTGATCTGCGGAGCCGACTCCCACACCGTGATGGCCGGGGCCCTGGGCTGTTTCGCCACCGGCCTGGGCTCGACCGACATTATGGCGGTGCTCTTGACCGGCAAGGCCATCCTCCAAGTGCCGGAGTCGATCAAGATCGAGATCGCCGGCCGCCAATCACCCTGGCTCTTCGGGAAGGACATCGCGCTCGAGATCATCCGCCGCATCGGCGAGGGCGGCGGCGTCGACCAAGTGCTGGAGCTCCACGACCGGGCCGATTTGAGCATGGACAGCCGGCTCACGATCTCCAACATGTCGGTCGAAGGCGGCGCGACCGCCGGCATCTTCGTGCCCGATGAAACCTTGCGCCGCTATCTTCGCTCCCGCGACGGCATCGAACCCGGCGAGGAGGGCTGGTTTCAGCCGGACGACGGCGCCCGCTATTCGCGAACCCTGCGGATCGACACCGAAGAGATGGCGCCGCTGGTGGCTCTGCCCGGGAATTTGAGCCGGATCGTGCCGGCGGCCGAAGCCAAGGGCGTGAAGGTCCGGCAAGTCTTCATCGGCTCCTGCGCCGGCGGCCGGCTCGAGGATCTGGCCATCGCCGCCCGGCTCCTGAAGGGCCGGCGGGTGGCGCCGGGGGTGCGGCTGGTGGTGACGCCGGCCAGCCAGCGAATCTTCCGCGAAAGCTTGGCCAACGGGATTTTCCAAGTCCTGACCGACGCCGGCGCGATGATCACCAACTCCTCTTGCGGAGCCTGCGGCGGAATCGACAAGGGCCTCATCGGAGCCGGCGAGGTCTGCGTCTCGACCTCCAACCGGAATTTCCGGGGTCGAATGGGATCGCCCGACGGCTTGATTTACCTGGCCTCGCCTTACACCGCGGCCGCCGCCGCGCTCAGCGGCGAGCTCGGCGATCCCCGCGAAGTCTTCGACGAAGCCGAGATGCCGCACTTTCACGCCGAGCCTTGGCCGCTCCGCTCGGCCGCCGGAGGTGCCCGATGA
- a CDS encoding long-chain fatty acid--CoA ligase, whose product MEQELSMLSEKVAGFIANPEEAAGESRFNELALEVFDCQYRLIAPYRRLCQSRDRSPANVRHWREIPAVPADALKHFFLFAGKAEEVARTFKSSGTTQAGRQSQAHFSETGLQLMNASVEANARARLFPERQKIRILALTPSPEQAPELIMVHGMSRMLRKFGDAESRFCFGMSRLDLPALFDELKRSVETGAPVALLGSSFGFVHLFDAMEEQGLKFRLPAGSRLMDAGGYKGRSREIERSAFVQWAMSMLGLPSDRVINLLGMTELASQIYDQVGAQSQSSANGRAKAPPHWVRSLLVDPAKSRDGELAEAEAGRPGLLRHFDLANVERPIAIQSEDIAVAHGNGYEVLRRTKGAEPRGCSLSLEEFNGRQA is encoded by the coding sequence GTGGAACAGGAACTGTCGATGCTCAGCGAGAAAGTCGCCGGCTTCATCGCCAACCCCGAAGAAGCCGCCGGCGAATCCCGGTTCAACGAACTGGCCTTGGAAGTCTTTGACTGCCAGTACCGCCTGATCGCGCCCTATCGAAGGCTTTGCCAAAGCCGGGACCGGAGCCCCGCGAACGTCCGGCATTGGCGGGAAATTCCGGCGGTCCCGGCCGACGCCCTGAAGCATTTCTTTCTCTTCGCCGGAAAAGCCGAAGAAGTGGCCCGGACCTTCAAAAGCAGCGGAACCACCCAAGCCGGCCGGCAGAGCCAAGCTCATTTTTCGGAAACCGGCCTTCAATTGATGAACGCGTCGGTCGAGGCCAACGCCCGGGCCCGGCTTTTCCCGGAACGGCAGAAAATCCGCATCCTGGCCCTCACCCCCAGCCCCGAGCAAGCGCCTGAGCTCATCATGGTCCACGGCATGAGCCGGATGCTGCGGAAGTTCGGCGACGCCGAGAGCCGCTTCTGCTTCGGCATGTCGCGGCTGGATTTACCGGCTTTGTTCGATGAGCTGAAGCGCAGCGTCGAGACCGGAGCGCCGGTCGCCCTGCTCGGCTCCTCCTTCGGCTTCGTCCATCTGTTCGACGCGATGGAGGAGCAGGGCTTGAAATTCCGGCTGCCGGCCGGCAGCCGGCTGATGGATGCCGGCGGCTACAAGGGGCGGAGCCGCGAGATCGAGCGTTCGGCCTTCGTCCAATGGGCGATGTCGATGCTCGGCTTGCCCAGCGACCGGGTCATCAACCTGCTCGGCATGACCGAGCTGGCCAGCCAGATCTACGACCAAGTCGGCGCCCAAAGCCAAAGTTCGGCGAACGGCCGAGCCAAGGCTCCGCCCCACTGGGTTCGCAGCCTGCTGGTCGATCCGGCCAAGAGCCGCGACGGCGAATTGGCGGAGGCCGAGGCCGGCCGGCCCGGCTTGCTGCGGCACTTCGACTTGGCCAACGTCGAGCGGCCGATCGCGATCCAGTCCGAGGACATCGCCGTCGCCCACGGGAACGGCTATGAGGTCTTGAGACGGACCAAGGGAGCCGAGCCCCGCGGCTGCTCGCTGAGCCTGGAAGAGTTCAACGGTCGTCAAGCTTAG
- a CDS encoding acyl-CoA reductase gives MENLPRADWISPDLQKVLDAIPGGAARFVKEYEGETPLVVSFQRLSPPAIQAAAEHLRERRRQVLLRRSVREIAEVLDRASLTWLDKGYAPRHDAIPLISQITKFSPEMVAHSMDLEQISSRGPHLLAALQNEIGDLEFLDKFKFNERLGGHSMAVGPEVVGAIFSSNIPALPHLEVMRAFLVKAACLGRVSAGEPIFLSLYARTLAELDPELASCLAVIYWERGDFDAENVFLSSIDYLVAYGGDAQTQRLLSIKPPGLEATWHGHKLGFSYVCRESLQPGRLPELADKVAYDFTIHDGHACLCPQVCLVERDGAVSPLEFAEACAEAMKSWARRLPPRQLDLSAASNKLKLRDLSLMRDSDDGRFKVVAAPEDYSFTVVIEETDRFEPSPGERFLRIVPVQGLEALDQMIRPLGRKYLQCAAVAAENGRFEDIREMLARWGVSRVTPPGLMGTPSMMWHHDGSSCLGKMLTWCDHELKLPEELLAK, from the coding sequence ATGGAAAATTTACCGCGCGCCGATTGGATTTCACCCGACTTGCAAAAAGTGCTGGATGCGATTCCGGGCGGAGCCGCTCGCTTCGTCAAGGAGTACGAGGGCGAGACTCCGCTGGTCGTCTCTTTCCAGCGTCTGTCTCCGCCGGCCATTCAAGCCGCCGCCGAGCATCTTCGGGAAAGAAGGCGCCAGGTCCTGCTGCGGCGCTCGGTGCGGGAAATCGCCGAAGTCCTCGACCGGGCCTCGCTGACTTGGCTCGACAAGGGCTACGCCCCGCGGCACGACGCGATCCCGCTCATTTCCCAAATCACCAAATTCTCGCCCGAAATGGTGGCTCATTCGATGGATCTGGAGCAAATCAGCTCCCGTGGCCCCCACCTGCTCGCAGCCTTGCAAAACGAAATCGGCGACCTCGAATTCCTCGACAAGTTCAAATTCAACGAGCGACTGGGCGGACACAGCATGGCGGTAGGACCCGAGGTGGTCGGCGCCATCTTCAGCTCCAATATCCCGGCCCTGCCCCACCTCGAAGTGATGCGGGCCTTCTTGGTCAAGGCGGCTTGCCTGGGCCGGGTCTCGGCCGGCGAGCCGATCTTTCTCTCGCTCTATGCCCGGACTTTGGCTGAGCTCGATCCCGAGCTCGCCTCCTGCCTGGCGGTCATCTACTGGGAACGCGGCGACTTCGACGCTGAAAACGTTTTCTTGAGCTCGATCGACTATCTGGTCGCCTACGGTGGCGACGCCCAGACCCAGAGGCTGCTTTCGATCAAGCCGCCGGGCCTCGAGGCCACCTGGCACGGGCACAAGCTCGGATTCTCCTATGTCTGCCGGGAATCCCTGCAGCCCGGCAGGCTTCCCGAGCTTGCCGACAAGGTCGCCTACGACTTCACCATTCACGACGGCCACGCCTGCCTCTGCCCCCAAGTCTGCCTGGTGGAGCGCGATGGCGCGGTCTCGCCGCTCGAATTCGCCGAGGCCTGCGCCGAAGCCATGAAGTCCTGGGCCCGGCGCCTGCCGCCCCGCCAGCTCGATCTGTCGGCGGCCTCGAACAAGCTGAAGCTGCGCGACCTCAGCTTGATGCGCGATTCGGACGACGGCCGATTCAAGGTCGTCGCAGCTCCCGAGGATTACAGCTTCACCGTCGTTATCGAGGAAACCGACCGCTTCGAGCCCTCGCCCGGCGAGCGTTTTCTCCGCATCGTGCCGGTCCAAGGCTTGGAAGCCCTCGATCAGATGATCCGCCCGCTGGGCCGAAAATATTTGCAATGCGCCGCGGTGGCCGCCGAAAATGGCCGCTTCGAGGATATCCGGGAAATGCTGGCCCGCTGGGGAGTGAGCCGAGTCACGCCGCCGGGCCTGATGGGAACTCCTTCGATGATGTGGCACCACGACGGCTCTTCCTGCCTCGGAAAGATGCTGACTTGGTGCGACCACGAGCTCAAGCTGCCGGAGGAGCTGCTTGCGAAATGA
- a CDS encoding extracellular solute-binding protein yields the protein MRNDGGTTRPALRLLSWRGIWGRALLEAVIEPFARETGIRVEPRFHVGLTLPDPLDCDVVWSNAVPALRMAAADACLPLTERELPSLASLHPRAKPLASGRGWPIVCPYAVHYVLGYRREAFAGRKPDSWAVMLEPRFRGKLALYPGGNGLHPIAQVMGGGRLDDIPEAMEPCWNFVGALRPQVGGLDYSIGMEERIRRRELDLFFRALPNALAFQQAGLDVDWAAPKEGIADTLDALWIPKNIAEERLAAAKKFIDFALSAPVLQNWCAKLGALPLNLQAAPSGLFGQASGLPTGPDDFQGILHIPEQVKLHQERAWQNRFERIFSSA from the coding sequence TTGCGAAATGATGGGGGAACAACGCGGCCCGCGCTGCGCCTGCTGTCCTGGCGCGGCATCTGGGGCCGAGCCTTGCTCGAGGCCGTGATCGAGCCGTTCGCGCGCGAAACCGGAATTCGGGTCGAGCCCCGATTTCACGTCGGCCTGACTTTGCCCGATCCGCTCGATTGCGACGTCGTCTGGTCCAACGCCGTTCCGGCCCTGCGGATGGCCGCGGCCGATGCCTGCCTTCCCTTGACCGAGCGCGAGCTGCCCAGCCTTGCCTCGCTCCATCCCCGAGCCAAGCCTCTGGCCTCGGGTCGGGGTTGGCCGATCGTCTGCCCTTACGCCGTTCATTACGTCCTGGGCTATCGCCGCGAGGCTTTCGCCGGCCGCAAGCCCGACTCCTGGGCCGTGATGCTGGAGCCGAGATTTCGCGGCAAGCTCGCGCTCTATCCCGGCGGCAACGGCCTTCATCCGATCGCCCAGGTCATGGGCGGCGGCCGGCTCGACGACATTCCCGAAGCCATGGAGCCCTGCTGGAATTTCGTCGGGGCCCTTCGGCCCCAGGTCGGCGGCCTCGATTACAGCATCGGGATGGAAGAGCGAATCCGCCGCCGGGAGCTCGACTTGTTCTTCCGGGCCCTGCCCAACGCCCTCGCCTTCCAGCAAGCCGGCCTCGATGTGGATTGGGCGGCGCCCAAAGAGGGGATCGCCGACACCCTCGACGCGCTCTGGATTCCGAAAAACATCGCCGAAGAGCGGCTCGCGGCGGCCAAAAAATTCATCGACTTCGCCCTTTCGGCGCCGGTCCTCCAAAACTGGTGCGCCAAGCTCGGGGCCTTGCCCCTGAACCTTCAAGCGGCTCCTTCGGGCCTGTTCGGCCAAGCGAGCGGGCTGCCGACCGGGCCCGACGATTTTCAGGGGATCTTGCACATTCCGGAACAAGTGAAGCTCCACCAGGAGAGGGCGTGGCAGAACCGTTTCGAGAGAATATTTTCATCCGCTTAG